The following are encoded together in the Bacillus cereus group sp. RP43 genome:
- a CDS encoding GTP-binding protein, with protein sequence MKKVPITVLSGFLGAGKTTLLHHILTNKNDLKVAVIVNDMSELNIDASLIKKGGFSRTEERLVEIQNGCICCTLREDLIIEVNRLVENGDIDYIVIESSGISEPIPVAQTFTYTDEVLNIDLTKNCRLDTMVTVVDANRFWDDFADGDSLLDRKQAINENDTREVIDLLIDQIEFANVIILNKVDLLEKEDMIELHHLLQKLNPDAKIIESSFSQVPLQKVLNTNLFNYEEASQSAGWMQELNSEHHTPETEEYGINSFVYRRKHPFHPERLMHWLEKWPLDVVRAKGFFWLASRNNMIGLLSQAGSSITIQGAGEWIAALPKAEKNQIITEEPEVLKNWDERYGDRITELVFIGIDMNRSIIEHSLDDCLLTEKEMKQDWNTFFDSIPAFTFTS encoded by the coding sequence ATGAAAAAAGTACCTATCACTGTATTAAGCGGCTTTCTAGGAGCTGGAAAAACCACCTTACTACATCACATTTTGACTAATAAGAACGACTTAAAAGTAGCTGTTATCGTTAATGATATGAGCGAATTAAACATTGATGCGTCCCTTATAAAAAAGGGGGGTTTTTCACGTACGGAAGAGAGATTAGTAGAAATTCAAAACGGTTGTATTTGTTGTACACTACGAGAAGATTTAATAATAGAGGTGAATCGTCTTGTTGAGAACGGTGATATTGACTATATTGTTATTGAATCTTCTGGTATAAGCGAGCCTATTCCAGTTGCTCAAACATTTACTTACACTGACGAAGTCCTTAACATTGATTTAACGAAAAATTGTCGTCTCGATACGATGGTTACAGTTGTAGATGCAAATAGATTTTGGGATGATTTTGCAGATGGAGATAGTTTATTAGACCGGAAGCAGGCAATCAATGAAAATGATACTCGGGAAGTTATTGATTTATTAATAGATCAAATTGAGTTTGCCAATGTCATTATTCTTAATAAGGTAGATTTACTAGAAAAAGAAGATATGATAGAACTCCATCATTTGCTCCAGAAATTAAATCCAGATGCAAAAATTATTGAGTCTTCATTTAGCCAAGTACCATTACAAAAAGTTTTAAATACGAATTTATTTAATTATGAAGAAGCTAGTCAGTCAGCTGGATGGATGCAAGAATTAAATAGCGAACATCATACACCGGAAACGGAAGAATACGGTATCAACTCCTTTGTGTACCGTCGTAAACACCCATTTCACCCTGAGCGACTTATGCATTGGTTAGAAAAATGGCCTCTAGATGTTGTAAGAGCAAAGGGGTTTTTCTGGCTCGCCTCTCGCAATAATATGATAGGGCTTCTATCTCAAGCAGGTTCCTCTATTACAATTCAAGGTGCTGGTGAATGGATAGCGGCATTACCTAAGGCTGAAAAAAATCAAATCATTACAGAAGAACCAGAAGTATTGAAAAACTGGGATGAACGATATGGAGATCGAATAACTGAACTTGTATTTATCGGCATCGATATGAATCGTTCTATTATCGAACACTCATTAGATGATTGTCTATTAACAGAAAAAGAAATGAAACAAGATTGGAATACATTTTTTGATTCTATTCCCGCTTTTACTTTCACTTCATAA